The proteins below come from a single Piscinibacter gummiphilus genomic window:
- a CDS encoding AraC family transcriptional regulator, producing the protein MKHAGATISLAYVTALLEAAGVSPSQSSKLLRAHGVPEDDTARLTEQQFAQFYRAMAVALDDELLGLFSRPMRPGALKYVCLALLDAKNLNVVLHRWACMYRVVQDDFHVEIANQGDTARIALVQMPGGLPCRPFTADLILKLIHGVISWLSARRLPLLQVEFHFPEPAFAADYQVLYPGPVAFGRREPALVMDAKVLQLPIRRTRPQLAEFLQRAPEDWMFARAHKVRLAQRVHQYLAERLPLAATADGAAEALGVSVRTLHRRLAEEGATFQRIKDEFRRERALHLLTKEATPISHISEQLGFDSVAAFHRAFRGWTGDTPGAFRSTDGLRA; encoded by the coding sequence ATGAAACACGCAGGCGCCACGATTTCACTCGCATACGTCACCGCCTTGCTCGAGGCTGCGGGCGTTTCACCTTCCCAGTCATCGAAGCTGCTGCGCGCGCATGGCGTGCCGGAAGACGACACGGCTCGTCTCACCGAACAGCAGTTCGCGCAGTTCTACCGGGCGATGGCCGTGGCCCTCGACGATGAACTGCTCGGCCTCTTCTCGCGGCCGATGCGGCCCGGTGCGTTGAAGTACGTCTGCCTCGCCCTGCTCGACGCCAAGAACCTCAACGTGGTGCTTCACCGCTGGGCCTGCATGTACCGCGTGGTGCAGGACGACTTCCATGTCGAGATCGCCAACCAGGGCGACACGGCGCGGATCGCGCTCGTGCAGATGCCGGGCGGCCTGCCGTGCAGGCCCTTCACGGCCGATCTGATCCTGAAGTTGATCCACGGCGTGATCTCGTGGCTCTCGGCGCGGCGACTGCCCCTCCTGCAGGTGGAGTTCCACTTTCCAGAGCCCGCTTTCGCAGCCGACTACCAGGTGCTCTACCCGGGCCCTGTGGCCTTCGGACGGCGAGAGCCGGCGCTGGTGATGGACGCGAAAGTCCTGCAACTTCCCATCCGGCGCACACGGCCGCAACTGGCCGAGTTCCTGCAGCGGGCCCCGGAGGACTGGATGTTTGCCCGGGCCCACAAGGTACGGCTGGCGCAGCGCGTCCACCAGTACCTGGCAGAGCGCCTGCCGCTGGCCGCCACCGCCGATGGCGCCGCCGAAGCCCTGGGTGTCTCGGTGCGCACGCTGCATCGCCGGCTGGCCGAGGAAGGCGCCACCTTTCAACGCATCAAGGACGAATTCCGCCGCGAGCGGGCCCTGCACCTGCTCACGAAGGAAGCCACTCCCATCAGCCACATCAGCGAGCAGCTTGGCTTCGACAGCGTGGCCGCGTTCCACCGCGCCTTCCGGGGGTGGACCGGGGACACGCCGGGCGCGTTTCGCAGCACCGACGGCTTGCGCGCCTGA
- a CDS encoding DNA ligase, which produces MPLRTDPIRRALLLSLSAAPFLPQPARAGGPRPLMLAGLYRPGMPLQGWWVSEKYDGVRAYWDGQSLWTRHGHRIHTPVWFTDGWPAHAMDGELWAGHGRFTSAASAAARDLPDDGAWRALRYMVFDLPAAPGPFDTRIAELRRALPHARPTVQAVAQHEATTEAALQALLHDTVHRGGEGLMLHRGASAYRGERSDDLLKLKQHLDAEATVVGHVPGHGKYDGLVGALLVETPQGLRFKLGSGLRDTDRVSPPPIGSQVTYRYRGLHPDGAPRFASFVRVRLD; this is translated from the coding sequence ATGCCCTTGCGAACCGACCCCATCCGCCGCGCACTGCTGCTGTCGCTCAGCGCCGCGCCCTTCCTGCCGCAACCCGCCCGCGCGGGCGGCCCGCGGCCCTTGATGCTGGCAGGCCTCTATCGCCCTGGCATGCCCTTGCAGGGATGGTGGGTGAGCGAGAAGTACGACGGCGTGCGTGCCTACTGGGACGGCCAGTCGCTGTGGACCCGCCACGGCCACCGCATCCACACGCCCGTGTGGTTCACCGACGGCTGGCCTGCCCACGCGATGGACGGCGAGCTGTGGGCGGGCCACGGCCGCTTCACGAGCGCGGCCTCGGCCGCCGCACGCGACCTGCCCGACGACGGCGCCTGGCGCGCGCTGCGCTACATGGTCTTCGACCTGCCCGCCGCACCGGGCCCGTTCGACACGCGCATCGCCGAGCTTCGCCGGGCCCTGCCCCACGCACGGCCCACAGTGCAAGCGGTGGCGCAGCACGAAGCCACCACCGAGGCGGCGCTGCAGGCCCTGCTGCACGACACGGTGCACCGTGGCGGCGAAGGGCTGATGCTCCATCGTGGCGCATCGGCCTATCGGGGCGAACGCAGCGACGACCTGCTCAAGCTCAAGCAGCACCTCGATGCCGAGGCCACCGTGGTCGGCCATGTGCCGGGCCACGGCAAGTACGACGGCCTGGTCGGTGCGCTGCTCGTGGAAACACCGCAAGGCCTGCGCTTCAAGCTGGGCAGCGGCCTGCGCGACACCGATCGGGTGTCGCCACCGCCCATCGGCAGCCAGGTCACCTACCGCTACCGGGGCCTGCACCCGGACGGCGCCCCGCGCTTCGCGAGTTTCGTGAGGGTGCGGCTCGACTGA
- a CDS encoding branched-chain amino acid ABC transporter permease — protein MTTTLQKPALSGKQLAGLAVLLVAAVAVPMFIPDYRVFQLALALCYAIAILGLNMLMGFNGQISLGHGAFYAIGAYVAAVLMDKVGLPYWATIPLAGLVCLVAGFLFGLPALRLEGLYLAIATLALGIAMPQILKHKALEHWTGGSQGLVIMKPDAPEWTGLSQDKWLYLFILAWTVLLFFIGWNLLRGRIGRAMVALRDQPIAARAMGVNASMYKSLTFGVSAMYTGIAGALGAIAVQFVAPDSFGIFLSFSLFIGVVIGGLASISGAIFGALFIQFIPNVADQISKSAPWAIYGVFLIVFMYVMPTGVAGLIRILRARFLRGRVTQ, from the coding sequence ATGACCACCACCCTCCAAAAGCCCGCGCTCAGCGGCAAGCAGCTCGCCGGCCTCGCAGTCCTCCTGGTCGCGGCGGTTGCCGTGCCGATGTTCATCCCCGACTACCGCGTGTTCCAGCTCGCGCTCGCGCTGTGCTACGCCATCGCGATCCTCGGGCTCAACATGCTGATGGGCTTCAACGGCCAGATCTCGCTCGGCCACGGCGCCTTCTATGCCATCGGCGCGTATGTGGCGGCGGTGCTGATGGACAAGGTCGGCTTGCCGTACTGGGCCACGATCCCGCTTGCCGGTCTCGTGTGCCTGGTGGCGGGTTTCCTCTTCGGCCTGCCGGCGCTGCGCCTCGAAGGCCTGTACCTCGCGATTGCCACGCTCGCGCTCGGCATCGCCATGCCGCAGATCCTCAAGCACAAGGCGCTCGAGCACTGGACGGGCGGCTCGCAAGGCCTCGTCATCATGAAGCCCGATGCGCCGGAATGGACCGGCCTGTCGCAAGACAAGTGGCTGTACCTCTTCATCCTCGCGTGGACGGTGCTGCTCTTCTTCATCGGCTGGAACCTGCTGCGCGGGCGCATCGGCCGCGCGATGGTGGCGCTGCGCGACCAGCCGATCGCCGCGCGGGCAATGGGCGTCAACGCCTCGATGTACAAGTCGCTGACCTTCGGCGTGTCGGCCATGTACACCGGCATCGCGGGGGCGCTCGGCGCGATCGCGGTGCAGTTCGTGGCGCCCGACTCCTTCGGCATCTTCCTGTCGTTCAGCCTCTTCATCGGCGTGGTGATCGGCGGGCTGGCTTCGATCTCGGGTGCGATCTTCGGCGCGCTCTTCATCCAGTTCATCCCGAACGTGGCCGACCAGATCTCCAAGTCGGCGCCGTGGGCCATCTACGGCGTGTTCCTCATCGTCTTCATGTACGTGATGCCCACAGGGGTGGCCGGCCTGATCCGGATCCTGAGGGCTCGGTTTCTACGAGGGCGGGTAACTCAGTAG
- a CDS encoding MgtC/SapB family protein, with protein sequence MWTRILDTIAAEFSDAVDAEQITRILLRLLLAAVLGGVLGYERESQGKAAGIRTHMLVAMGAALFVLVPQQGGMEIDDMSRVIQGVVAGIGFLGAGAIIKNKSEENVLGLTTAAGVWMTAAIGIACGLGREMTAVLSTLLALGVLSLVPKVADRSAKV encoded by the coding sequence ATGTGGACACGCATCCTCGACACCATCGCCGCCGAGTTCTCCGACGCCGTCGACGCCGAACAGATCACGCGCATCCTGCTGCGCCTGCTGCTGGCGGCGGTGCTGGGCGGCGTGCTCGGCTACGAGCGCGAGAGCCAGGGCAAGGCGGCGGGCATCCGTACCCACATGCTGGTGGCGATGGGCGCGGCGCTCTTCGTGCTGGTACCTCAGCAGGGGGGCATGGAGATCGACGACATGAGCCGCGTGATCCAGGGTGTGGTGGCCGGTATCGGCTTCCTCGGGGCTGGGGCCATCATCAAGAACAAGAGCGAAGAGAACGTGCTCGGCCTCACCACCGCGGCAGGCGTGTGGATGACGGCGGCCATCGGCATTGCCTGCGGCCTGGGGCGCGAGATGACGGCGGTGCTGAGCACGCTGCTGGCGCTGGGGGTGCTGTCGCTGGTGCCCAAGGTTGCCGATCGCAGCGCCAAGGTCTGA
- a CDS encoding ABC transporter ATP-binding protein: MGRVGIDARSTPPLLDVSDVTVRFGGITALDKVSFQVEAGKIVGLIGPNGAGKTTLFNCLSRLYEFSEGRIAFEGRSLTEVQPHGIASMGIGRTFQNLALFRTMSVRQNVMLGGHSRTSTGYLSNALRLPSVRREEQRLREHVEQVIELLELGSVAETVVADLPFGTQKRVEFGRALITQPKLLLLDEPAGGLNHEEVGALMDLLRRIRSELKLTILLVEHHMNLVMRVSDQVVALNFGRKIADGTPAEVQANAEVIKAYLGAEAA, translated from the coding sequence ATGGGGAGAGTTGGAATCGACGCGCGCAGCACACCACCGCTTCTTGACGTTAGCGACGTCACGGTTCGCTTCGGTGGCATCACGGCCTTGGACAAGGTCTCCTTCCAGGTCGAGGCCGGCAAGATCGTGGGCCTCATCGGGCCCAACGGCGCGGGCAAGACCACGCTGTTCAACTGCCTGTCGCGCCTCTACGAATTCAGCGAAGGGCGCATCGCCTTCGAAGGCCGCTCGCTGACCGAAGTGCAGCCGCACGGCATTGCGTCGATGGGCATCGGCCGCACCTTCCAGAACCTCGCACTCTTCCGCACGATGAGCGTGCGCCAGAACGTGATGCTCGGCGGTCACAGCCGCACGAGCACGGGCTATCTCTCCAACGCCTTGCGCCTGCCGAGCGTGCGCCGCGAAGAGCAGCGCCTTCGCGAGCATGTGGAGCAGGTGATCGAACTGCTTGAACTCGGCTCCGTCGCCGAGACCGTGGTGGCCGACCTGCCCTTCGGCACCCAGAAGCGCGTGGAGTTCGGCCGTGCGCTCATCACACAGCCGAAGCTGCTGCTGCTCGACGAGCCGGCCGGTGGCCTGAACCACGAAGAAGTAGGTGCATTGATGGACCTGCTGCGCCGCATCCGCAGCGAACTCAAGCTGACCATCCTGCTGGTGGAGCACCACATGAACCTCGTGATGCGCGTCTCCGACCAGGTCGTCGCGCTCAACTTCGGCCGCAAGATCGCCGACGGCACGCCGGCGGAAGTGCAGGCCAACGCGGAAGTCATCAAGGCCTATCTGGGCGCGGAGGCTGCATGA
- a CDS encoding branched-chain amino acid ABC transporter permease has product MDLLIHQVLSGLATGGIYASMALALVMIYQATHEINFAQGEMAMFATYLAWALMQAGLPYWATFFLTTIVAFVAGVVIERVVIRPVENAPVLAVVTVFIGLLVIFNSVAGWIFGYTIKPFASPFPEQPFFGNRYMSSHEIGSMGITLVLLAMLFVFFRYTPLGLAMRSAAQNPVSARLVGVRVGWMLALGWGLAAAIGAIAGMMVAPVVFLEPNMMGGVLLYAFAGALLGGIDNPWGAVIGGFIVGVLENVVGVYLGTELKHTVALVLIVGVLVLKPSGLFGKTHVSRV; this is encoded by the coding sequence ATGGATTTGTTGATTCACCAAGTGCTGTCGGGCCTGGCCACCGGCGGCATCTACGCCAGCATGGCGCTCGCGCTGGTCATGATCTACCAGGCCACGCACGAGATCAATTTCGCGCAGGGCGAGATGGCGATGTTCGCCACCTACCTCGCGTGGGCCCTGATGCAGGCCGGCCTGCCGTACTGGGCGACCTTCTTCCTCACCACGATCGTCGCGTTCGTGGCGGGCGTGGTGATCGAGCGGGTCGTCATCCGCCCGGTGGAAAACGCGCCGGTGCTCGCGGTGGTGACCGTCTTCATCGGCCTGCTCGTCATCTTCAACAGCGTGGCCGGCTGGATCTTCGGCTACACGATCAAGCCCTTCGCGAGCCCGTTCCCCGAGCAGCCCTTCTTCGGCAACCGCTACATGTCGTCGCACGAGATCGGCTCGATGGGCATCACGCTCGTGCTGCTGGCGATGCTCTTCGTCTTCTTCCGCTACACGCCGCTGGGCCTGGCCATGCGCTCGGCGGCTCAGAACCCCGTCTCGGCGCGGCTCGTGGGCGTGCGGGTGGGCTGGATGCTCGCGCTGGGCTGGGGCCTGGCCGCGGCCATCGGCGCGATCGCCGGGATGATGGTGGCGCCGGTCGTCTTCCTCGAGCCCAACATGATGGGCGGCGTGCTGCTGTATGCCTTTGCCGGCGCGCTGCTCGGCGGCATCGACAACCCGTGGGGCGCCGTGATCGGCGGCTTCATCGTGGGCGTGCTGGAAAACGTGGTCGGCGTATACCTGGGCACCGAGCTCAAGCACACCGTCGCCCTGGTGCTGATCGTGGGGGTGCTGGTGCTCAAGCCTTCGGGCCTGTTCGGCAAGACCCATGTCTCGCGCGTCTGA
- a CDS encoding GGDEF domain-containing protein, with amino-acid sequence MKLDALTLFASMFINLTLIVGALLLGVGRKTRSGMRLWTAALVLQAVAWAALVAAYKGWPREMATLGSAAMVTGFSFMYLAAKSYLRQPVSLPWVVGVPVVTAVLHWLVFENFAARILVVNVAIGLQMLWLTWLLLRPGSTGSWRWRWLAGLALGASGAMVACRAVLVIVAPESYPRFESPHWVNIVGLIVSNASVMAGTLAFLLAYRDEAEQELKRLATTDGLTGVLNRRHWMEQGLAHFNLARRHGRGLVVLMLDIDFFKRINDTYGHQTGDRALTLFAAALRQVVRQPDLVGRYGGEEFCVLLPMSDLAAAEAVDQRLRAALAHDVSPVLGFDVTFSAGVAALREGEVGLEDIIARADQALYAAKQGGRNRIVRG; translated from the coding sequence ATGAAGCTTGACGCCCTGACCCTCTTCGCTTCGATGTTCATCAACCTCACGCTGATCGTGGGGGCGTTGCTGCTTGGTGTTGGGCGGAAGACGCGATCGGGGATGCGGCTGTGGACGGCGGCGCTGGTGTTGCAGGCCGTGGCGTGGGCCGCGCTCGTCGCCGCTTACAAGGGCTGGCCGCGCGAGATGGCGACGCTCGGCTCGGCCGCGATGGTCACCGGCTTCAGCTTCATGTACCTGGCCGCCAAGAGCTACCTGCGCCAGCCGGTGTCCCTGCCGTGGGTCGTCGGGGTGCCGGTGGTGACGGCCGTGTTGCACTGGCTCGTGTTCGAGAACTTCGCCGCCCGCATCCTGGTCGTCAACGTGGCCATCGGGCTTCAGATGTTGTGGCTGACCTGGCTGCTCCTGCGCCCCGGCTCCACCGGCAGCTGGCGCTGGCGGTGGCTGGCCGGGCTCGCGCTGGGCGCATCGGGTGCGATGGTGGCGTGCCGAGCGGTGCTCGTGATCGTGGCGCCTGAAAGCTACCCCCGCTTCGAGTCGCCGCATTGGGTCAACATCGTCGGGCTCATCGTCAGCAATGCGAGTGTGATGGCCGGGACCTTGGCGTTTCTCCTGGCCTACCGCGACGAGGCGGAGCAGGAACTCAAGCGCCTGGCCACCACCGACGGCCTGACCGGCGTGCTCAACCGTCGCCACTGGATGGAGCAGGGGCTGGCGCATTTCAACCTGGCGCGTCGCCACGGGCGTGGCCTCGTCGTGCTGATGCTGGACATCGACTTCTTCAAACGCATCAACGACACCTACGGCCATCAGACCGGCGATCGTGCGCTGACGCTGTTCGCAGCAGCCTTGCGGCAAGTGGTGCGCCAGCCCGATCTGGTGGGCCGCTACGGCGGCGAAGAGTTCTGCGTGCTGCTGCCCATGTCGGACCTGGCCGCCGCAGAGGCGGTCGACCAGCGTCTGCGGGCCGCTCTCGCACACGACGTGAGCCCCGTGCTCGGCTTCGACGTGACCTTCAGTGCCGGCGTGGCGGCGCTCCGTGAAGGCGAGGTCGGCCTTGAGGACATCATCGCCCGTGCCGACCAAGCCCTCTATGCTGCCAAGCAGGGCGGGCGCAACCGCATCGTGCGCGGCTGA
- the polA gene encoding DNA polymerase I, with protein MNLPLLPDDGPLLLVDGSSYLYRAYHALPDLRGPGGVPTGAIHGMVAMMKKAVQDVKPSHAVCVFDAPGKTFRDDWYPEYKAHRSPMPEPLVQQIEPIHEVVKLLGWPVMMVEGVEADDVIGTLSCIAAKAGQKVIISTGDKDLAQLVNEHVTLINTMSNEKLDVAGVTEKFGVPPERIVDYLTLMGDAVDNVPGVEKVGPKTAAKWIAEHGSLDGVIAAADKVKGVAGENLRKALEWLPMGRQLVTVKTDCDFAEHVPGWPALESLALQPVNREALLDFYTRYGFKTWKRELEEALGGGSAAAEAPAVLANPTPMVANHAISRSYTTVLTPEELELWADKVESAPLAAIDTETDSLDPMVAQIVGISLSVSPGEAAYIPLRHSYAGAPDQLPCDMVLQRLKPWLENADAPKLGQNIKYDSHVLANAGITVRGYVHDTLLQSYVLEAHKPHSLDSLAQRHLGRAGLSYEDVCGKGAHQIPFAQVDIEKAAEYSCEDSEMTLQVHQTLWPQVEADKGLRFVYEKIEMPVTHILQRIERNGVLIDPARLAQQSQQLGERMLQLEREAHELAGQPFNMGSPKQIGEILFGKLGLPVIKKTASGSPSTDEEVLDKLAEDYPLPAKLLEHRSLSKLKGTYTDKLPLMVNPKTGRVHTNYAQAVAVTGRLSSNDPNLQNIPIRTAEGRRVREAFIAPTGSVIVSADYSQIELRIMADISGDENLLKAFAEGMDVHRATAAEVFGIEPAAVTSEQRRYAKTINFGLIYGMGAFGLAASLGIERSAANQYIERYFARYPGVKRYMDDTKISAREKGYVETLFGRRIYLPEINGGNGPRKAGAERQAINAPMQGTAADLVKLAMIAVQAALDAQQRRTLMVMQVHDELVFEVPEAELEWVRAELPKLMAGVAQLKVPLLAEVGVGPNWDEAH; from the coding sequence ATGAACCTGCCCCTGCTTCCCGACGACGGCCCGCTGCTGCTGGTCGATGGCTCCAGCTACCTCTACCGCGCCTACCACGCGCTGCCCGATCTGCGCGGGCCGGGCGGCGTGCCCACCGGGGCGATCCACGGCATGGTGGCGATGATGAAAAAGGCCGTGCAGGACGTGAAACCCTCGCACGCGGTGTGTGTGTTCGACGCGCCGGGCAAGACCTTCCGCGACGACTGGTACCCCGAGTACAAGGCCCATCGCTCGCCCATGCCCGAGCCGCTGGTGCAGCAGATCGAGCCCATCCACGAAGTGGTGAAGCTGCTCGGCTGGCCGGTGATGATGGTCGAAGGCGTGGAGGCCGACGACGTGATCGGCACGCTCTCGTGCATCGCCGCGAAAGCGGGGCAGAAGGTCATCATCTCCACCGGCGACAAGGACCTCGCCCAGCTCGTCAACGAGCACGTGACGCTCATCAACACCATGAGCAACGAGAAGCTCGACGTGGCCGGCGTGACCGAGAAATTCGGCGTGCCGCCCGAGCGCATCGTCGACTACCTCACGCTGATGGGCGATGCGGTCGACAACGTGCCGGGCGTCGAGAAGGTTGGCCCCAAGACGGCCGCGAAATGGATCGCTGAACACGGCTCGCTCGACGGTGTGATCGCCGCGGCCGACAAGGTGAAGGGCGTGGCCGGCGAGAACCTGCGCAAGGCACTCGAGTGGCTGCCCATGGGCCGCCAGCTCGTGACGGTGAAGACCGATTGCGACTTCGCCGAGCACGTGCCCGGCTGGCCGGCGCTCGAATCGCTGGCGCTGCAGCCCGTCAACCGCGAGGCGCTGCTCGACTTCTACACCCGCTACGGCTTCAAGACCTGGAAGCGCGAGCTGGAAGAGGCGCTCGGGGGCGGTAGCGCCGCGGCCGAGGCGCCCGCCGTGCTCGCCAACCCGACGCCGATGGTGGCCAACCACGCCATCAGCCGCAGCTACACCACCGTGCTCACCCCCGAGGAGCTGGAGCTGTGGGCCGACAAGGTGGAGTCGGCGCCGCTCGCCGCCATCGACACCGAGACCGATTCGCTCGACCCGATGGTTGCGCAGATCGTCGGCATCTCGCTCAGCGTGAGCCCGGGCGAGGCGGCCTACATCCCGCTGCGCCACAGCTACGCCGGGGCGCCCGACCAGCTGCCCTGCGACATGGTGCTCCAGCGCCTCAAGCCCTGGCTCGAAAACGCCGACGCGCCCAAGCTCGGCCAGAATATCAAGTACGACAGCCACGTGCTCGCCAATGCCGGCATCACCGTGCGCGGCTACGTGCACGACACGCTGCTGCAGAGCTACGTGCTCGAGGCGCACAAGCCGCACAGCCTCGACAGCCTCGCGCAGCGCCACCTCGGCCGTGCCGGCCTGTCTTATGAAGACGTGTGCGGCAAGGGCGCGCACCAGATCCCGTTTGCGCAGGTCGACATCGAGAAGGCCGCCGAGTACTCCTGCGAAGACAGCGAGATGACGCTGCAGGTGCACCAGACGCTGTGGCCGCAGGTCGAGGCCGACAAGGGCCTGCGCTTCGTCTACGAAAAGATCGAGATGCCGGTCACGCACATCCTGCAGCGCATCGAGCGCAACGGCGTGCTGATCGACCCCGCGCGCCTGGCCCAGCAGAGCCAGCAGCTCGGCGAGCGCATGCTGCAGCTCGAACGCGAAGCGCACGAACTCGCGGGCCAGCCGTTCAACATGGGCAGCCCCAAGCAGATCGGCGAGATCCTCTTCGGCAAGCTCGGCCTGCCGGTGATCAAGAAGACCGCGAGCGGCTCGCCCAGCACCGACGAAGAAGTGCTCGACAAGCTCGCCGAGGACTACCCGCTGCCGGCCAAGCTGCTGGAGCACCGCTCGCTGTCGAAGCTCAAGGGCACCTACACCGACAAGCTGCCGCTGATGGTCAACCCGAAGACCGGCCGCGTGCACACCAACTACGCGCAGGCGGTGGCGGTGACGGGGCGCTTGTCCAGCAACGACCCGAACCTGCAGAACATCCCGATCCGCACGGCCGAGGGCCGGCGTGTGCGCGAGGCCTTCATCGCGCCGACCGGCAGTGTGATCGTCAGCGCCGACTACTCGCAGATCGAGCTGCGCATCATGGCCGACATCTCCGGCGACGAGAACCTGCTCAAGGCCTTCGCCGAAGGCATGGACGTGCACCGCGCCACGGCCGCCGAGGTCTTCGGCATCGAGCCCGCGGCGGTGACGAGCGAGCAGCGCCGCTATGCCAAGACCATCAACTTCGGCCTCATCTACGGCATGGGGGCCTTCGGCCTGGCGGCGAGCCTCGGCATCGAGCGCAGTGCGGCCAACCAGTACATCGAGCGCTACTTCGCCCGCTACCCCGGCGTGAAGCGCTACATGGACGACACCAAGATTTCCGCGCGCGAGAAGGGTTATGTCGAGACCCTTTTCGGCCGGCGCATCTACCTGCCCGAAATTAACGGCGGCAATGGCCCGCGCAAGGCCGGCGCCGAACGGCAGGCGATCAACGCACCGATGCAGGGCACCGCGGCCGACCTCGTGAAGCTCGCGATGATCGCCGTGCAGGCCGCGCTCGATGCGCAACAACGGCGCACCTTGATGGTCATGCAGGTGCACGACGAACTCGTGTTCGAAGTGCCCGAAGCCGAGCTCGAATGGGTGCGCGCCGAGCTGCCGAAACTCATGGCGGGCGTGGCGCAATTGAAGGTGCCGCTGCTGGCCGAGGTGGGTGTCGGCCCGAACTGGGACGAAGCACATTGA
- a CDS encoding ABC transporter ATP-binding protein, with product MSDILLQVRGLRAQYGQTKVLHGLDFDVKTGGITTILGANGAGKTTTLRAVCGMVQTQGEITLGGERIDGKATENIVRQGVAHVPDGRGTFLNFSVEENLRVGAYTRKDKAEVALDFERMYTYFPRLKERRKQQAGTLSGGEQQMLAVSRALMLRPRLLLLDEPSFGLAPLVVQELFEIFKAINQSDRISMLLVEQNASLALKLADHAYLLETGKVVISGTSESIRNDESVRRSYLGY from the coding sequence ATGAGCGACATCCTCCTGCAAGTGCGCGGCCTGCGCGCGCAATACGGCCAGACCAAAGTGCTGCACGGCCTCGACTTCGACGTGAAGACCGGCGGCATCACGACCATCCTCGGAGCCAACGGCGCCGGCAAGACCACCACGCTGCGCGCCGTGTGCGGCATGGTGCAGACGCAAGGCGAGATCACGCTCGGCGGCGAGCGCATCGATGGCAAGGCCACGGAAAACATCGTGCGCCAAGGCGTGGCCCACGTGCCCGATGGCCGCGGCACCTTCCTCAACTTCTCGGTGGAAGAGAACCTGCGCGTCGGCGCCTACACACGCAAAGACAAGGCCGAGGTCGCGCTCGACTTCGAGCGCATGTACACCTACTTCCCGCGCCTGAAGGAGCGCCGCAAGCAGCAGGCCGGCACGCTCTCGGGCGGCGAACAGCAGATGCTGGCGGTGTCGCGCGCGCTGATGCTGCGGCCTCGGTTGCTGCTGCTCGACGAGCCGTCGTTCGGCCTCGCGCCGCTGGTGGTGCAGGAGCTCTTCGAGATCTTCAAGGCCATCAACCAGAGCGACAGGATCAGCATGCTGCTGGTCGAGCAGAACGCCTCGCTCGCGTTGAAGCTCGCCGACCACGCCTACCTGCTCGAGACCGGCAAGGTCGTGATCTCGGGCACCTCGGAATCCATCCGCAACGACGAGTCGGTGCGCCGCTCGTATCTGGGCTACTGA